One stretch of Arachis duranensis cultivar V14167 chromosome 1, aradu.V14167.gnm2.J7QH, whole genome shotgun sequence DNA includes these proteins:
- the LOC107463082 gene encoding 3-oxo-Delta(4,5)-steroid 5-beta-reductase isoform X1 yields the protein MENQHYVALIVGVTGMVGFNIAQALKKPDCKGGPWKVYGAARRPPPATWFPASIVDDFISFDAVDAVTTQASLSPIAHEVTHLFWVALHFQEDEEANIATNKAMLHNVLTTLKSSPSSRLTHVTLQTGTKHYMGPIFDPARSTQLLSHDPPFHEDMPRLPYPNFYYAQEDLLASHAPSLTYSVHRSSIIIGASSRSAINTLVMLGAYAAVCRHLRLPFRYPGTRYTWDHFCDMTDSEVLAQQHVWAAVTDKAKNQAFNCTNDDLFTWKRMWKLLSEVFDVEFVGFDENDEDRVDLVEFMRDKDEIWDEIVEKYGLVKTKLKEFAYFEALKVVLHFDFQHVSSMNKSKEYGFFGHANTFKRVTFWVHKLRFMKIIP from the coding sequence ATGGAGAACCAACATTATGTAGCGCTTATAGTTGGAGTCACAGGTATGGTTGGGTTTAACATAGCCCAAGCCTTGAAGAAGCCCGACTGCAAGGGAGGCCCATGGAAGGTTTACGGAGCAGCCCGCCGTCCCCCGCCCGCCACCTGGTTTCCTGCTTCCATCGTGGATGATTTCATCAGCTTCGATGCCGTCGATGCCGTCACCACACAAGCCAGCCTCTCCCCCATAGCCCACGAGGTCACACACCTCTTCTGGGTGGCTCTTCACTTTCAGGAAGACGAAGAAGCCAACATTGCCACCAACAAAGCCATGCTCCACAACGTTCTCACCACACTCAAATCTTCCCCTTCTTCCCGCCTCACCCACGTAACCCTCCAAACCGGGACAAAACACTACATGGGCCCAATTTTTGACCCGGCCCGGTCCACTCAACTCTTGAGCCATGATCCCCCGTTTCACGAGGACATGCCCCGGCTACCATACCCGAACTTCTACTACGCTCAGGAGGATCTCCTTGCGTCCCACGCGCCTTCTCTGACGTACTCCGTTCACCGCTCCTCCATCATAATCGGCGCGTCTTCAAGGAGTGCAATCAACACGCTGGTTATGCTTGGGGCTTATGCCGCGGTTTGCCGCCACCTTAGGTTGCCGTTTCGTTACCCGGGAACACGGTACACGTGGGACCATTTTTGCGACATGACAGACTCGGAGGTGTTAGCGCAGCAGCACGTGTGGGCAGCGGTTACGGACAAGGCCAAGAATCAAGCGTTCAATTGCACGAATGATGACTTGTTTACGTGGAAGAGAATGTGGAAACTGCTGAGTGAGGTGTTTGATGTTGAGTTTGTTGGGTTTGATGAGAATGATGAAGATAGGGTTGATTTGGTGGAGTTTATGAGAGACAAAGACGAGATTTGGGATGAGATTGTGGAAAAGTATGGACTTGTGAAGACTAAGCTAAAGGAGTTTGCATATTTTGAAGCCTTGAAAGTCGTCTTACATTTTGATTTTCAACATGTGTCTAGCATGAATAAAAGTAAGGAATATGGTTTCTTTGGTCACGCCAACACCTTCAAAAGGGTCACATTCTGGGTTCACAAACTGCGTTTCATGAAGATCATACCCTAG